A stretch of Sinorhizobium meliloti DNA encodes these proteins:
- a CDS encoding DUF883 family protein, with product MATGMFSGSGSRKRNGSAIDPSVEDQLNEIREDIAQLMALIADRGAAASRDAKAKARGARDQAETDLHALMESGEQMLSDLRGRYADTEREVRRTIREHPLATLGTAAVIGLIAAALLRR from the coding sequence ATGGCGACAGGCATGTTCTCAGGCTCGGGCAGCCGCAAGCGCAACGGCAGCGCGATCGACCCGTCGGTAGAGGATCAGCTGAACGAAATACGCGAAGACATCGCGCAGCTCATGGCGCTGATTGCCGACCGCGGCGCTGCGGCTTCGCGTGACGCAAAGGCCAAGGCGCGCGGCGCCCGTGACCAGGCCGAAACCGACCTGCACGCCCTGATGGAGAGCGGCGAGCAGATGCTTTCCGACTTGCGCGGCCGCTATGCGGATACGGAAAGGGAGGTCCGTCGGACGATACGCGAGCATCCTCTTGCGACGCTCGGCACCGCAGCCGTAATCGGCCTCATCGCAGCCGCTTTGCTGCGCCGATGA
- the rsiA1 gene encoding anti-sigma factor RsiA1: MIGKSPSSDDPNAQIAVKLKALYQSVQEEAIPARFLDLLEKLEAAEQQSALQGKE; the protein is encoded by the coding sequence ATGATCGGTAAAAGTCCGTCCTCCGACGATCCGAATGCGCAGATTGCGGTGAAGCTGAAGGCCCTCTACCAGTCGGTGCAGGAGGAAGCGATACCGGCACGCTTTCTCGATCTACTGGAAAAGCTGGAAGCTGCGGAACAGCAATCGGCTCTGCAGGGCAAGGAGTAA
- a CDS encoding FGGY-family carbohydrate kinase translates to MRNYVVAVDIGTGSARAGVFDRRGKLLARADRTIAMNRPEENHAEHDSEDIWAAVCGAVRSAREKAAVPAESIAAIGFDATCSLVVRDRDGAPLSVNRQGEARWDTIVWLDHRALAEADFCTATKHPVLDHSGRVMSPEMEMPKLMWLKRNLPQQWERAGYFFDLADYMSWRSTGSTARSRCTLTAKWNYLAHERRGWQQDYLEQIGLEDLLERGGLPEETLPVERAVGRLSASAAEELGLDTGCQVAPGLIDAYAGALGVLGGFADAPAKLERQLALIGGTSSCIVAFSKDMKPGFGMWGPYFEAVLPGLWLIEGGQSATGALLDHIVRLHGGGLPPTTETHAKIIERVQEMRAVHGADFAQRLHVLPDFHGNRSPLADPHALGVISGLPLDSSFDALCRLYWRTCVAIALGIRHILEMMKEAGYELDTLHVTGGHVRNPLLMELYCDVTGCRVVAPQAPDAVLLGTAMTAAVAGELYPDLASAGPAMSSAGTERLPDPALRRIYDRDYRRFLALYRHREELEAME, encoded by the coding sequence ATGCGCAATTATGTCGTGGCGGTCGATATCGGAACCGGCAGCGCCCGCGCCGGCGTCTTCGATCGGCGAGGTAAGCTCCTGGCGCGGGCCGATCGGACGATTGCAATGAACCGTCCGGAGGAAAACCACGCCGAGCACGATTCAGAGGACATCTGGGCTGCGGTCTGCGGTGCCGTCAGATCGGCGCGCGAGAAGGCCGCTGTGCCGGCCGAGAGCATCGCGGCGATCGGCTTCGACGCCACCTGTTCGCTCGTCGTGCGCGATCGCGACGGCGCGCCGCTTTCGGTCAACCGTCAGGGGGAGGCACGCTGGGACACCATCGTCTGGCTAGACCACCGGGCGTTGGCGGAAGCCGATTTCTGTACGGCGACCAAGCATCCCGTTCTCGATCATTCCGGACGGGTGATGTCGCCCGAAATGGAAATGCCGAAGCTGATGTGGCTGAAGCGCAACCTTCCGCAGCAATGGGAACGGGCGGGGTATTTCTTCGACCTCGCGGACTACATGTCCTGGCGGTCGACCGGAAGTACGGCCCGCTCGCGCTGTACGCTGACGGCAAAATGGAACTATCTCGCCCACGAGAGACGCGGCTGGCAGCAGGATTACCTGGAGCAGATCGGTCTTGAGGACCTCCTCGAACGTGGTGGATTGCCCGAAGAGACGCTGCCGGTGGAGCGCGCCGTCGGTCGCCTGAGCGCGAGCGCGGCGGAGGAGCTCGGGCTCGACACCGGATGCCAGGTCGCGCCGGGGCTGATCGATGCCTATGCCGGGGCGCTCGGCGTGCTCGGCGGCTTCGCGGACGCGCCGGCGAAGCTGGAGCGCCAGCTGGCACTGATCGGCGGAACTTCGAGCTGCATCGTCGCCTTTTCCAAGGACATGAAGCCGGGTTTCGGCATGTGGGGGCCCTATTTCGAGGCGGTCTTGCCCGGGCTCTGGCTCATCGAAGGCGGTCAGTCGGCGACCGGAGCGCTGCTCGATCATATCGTGCGGCTGCACGGAGGCGGACTACCGCCGACGACCGAAACGCATGCGAAGATCATCGAGCGCGTGCAGGAAATGCGCGCGGTTCATGGCGCCGACTTTGCCCAGCGCCTTCACGTGCTCCCGGATTTCCACGGCAACCGGTCGCCGCTTGCCGATCCGCATGCACTCGGCGTCATCAGCGGGCTGCCGCTCGACTCCTCCTTCGATGCGCTGTGCCGGCTCTATTGGCGGACCTGCGTCGCGATCGCGCTCGGGATTCGCCACATCCTCGAGATGATGAAAGAAGCGGGCTACGAACTCGACACGCTGCACGTGACCGGCGGGCATGTGCGCAACCCCCTGCTGATGGAGCTTTATTGCGACGTCACCGGCTGCCGGGTCGTCGCACCCCAGGCGCCCGACGCCGTTCTCCTCGGCACGGCAATGACGGCGGCCGTCGCCGGCGAGCTCTATCCGGACCTTGCCAGCGCCGGACCGGCGATGTCGTCGGCTGGAACGGAACGGCTCCCCGACCCGGCGCTGCGCCGCATCTACGACCGGGATTATCGGCGCTTCCTCGCGCTCTATCGCCATCGCGAAGAACTGGAGGCGATGGAGTGA
- a CDS encoding RNA polymerase sigma factor, whose product MSSENQEFKREMLAALPSLRAFAMSLIGRHDRADDLVQDTIMKAWAKQDHFEIGTNMKAWLFTILRNELYSQMRKRGREVQDSDGHLTETLAHHPEQYGSLDLQDFRRALEQLPPDQREAIILVGASGFSYEEAATICGCALGTIKSRVNRARQRLQEILQVRGENDYGPDETSAPITSRAFVS is encoded by the coding sequence ATGTCATCCGAAAACCAAGAGTTCAAGCGTGAGATGCTTGCCGCGCTGCCGAGCCTGCGCGCCTTTGCGATGTCGCTGATCGGGCGGCACGACCGGGCGGACGATCTCGTGCAGGACACGATCATGAAGGCCTGGGCCAAGCAGGATCATTTCGAGATCGGTACCAACATGAAGGCCTGGCTTTTCACGATCCTGCGCAACGAGCTTTACAGTCAGATGCGCAAGCGTGGGCGCGAGGTGCAGGACAGCGACGGCCACTTGACGGAAACGCTTGCACATCACCCGGAACAATACGGCTCGCTCGATCTGCAGGATTTCCGCCGGGCGCTCGAACAGTTGCCGCCCGATCAACGCGAAGCGATCATCCTTGTGGGGGCCTCGGGCTTCTCCTACGAGGAGGCCGCCACGATCTGCGGTTGTGCGCTCGGAACGATCAAGAGCCGCGTCAACAGGGCGCGTCAGCGGCTGCAGGAAATTCTACAGGTCAGGGGAGAAAACGACTACGGGCCTGACGAGACCTCCGCACCCATCACCTCGCGTGCCTTCGTTTCGTGA
- a CDS encoding carbohydrate ABC transporter permease yields the protein MATLHTRSAARLMIAPSVLLLLAWMIVPLAMTIYFSLLRYNLLMPGMEEFAGLTNYTYFLTDPAFFQAIFNTLAIVLGVLFITVVGGIGLALLLDQPMFGQGIVRILVIAPFLIMPTVAALVWKNMFMNPVNGLFAWLAKLLGLQPFDFLANAPLLSIILIVAWQWLPFATLILLTALQSLDEEQKEAAQMDGAGAVSRFIYLVLPHLSRAITVVILIQTIFLLSVFAEILVTTNGGPGTQSTNLTFLVYAQALLQFDVGGASAGGIIAVILANIVAFFLMRMIGKTLEA from the coding sequence ATGGCGACCTTGCACACCCGCTCCGCCGCGCGACTGATGATCGCGCCCTCGGTGCTCCTGCTCCTGGCCTGGATGATCGTGCCGCTGGCCATGACGATCTATTTCTCGCTGCTGCGCTACAACCTGCTGATGCCGGGAATGGAGGAGTTCGCGGGGCTTACGAATTACACCTATTTCCTCACCGACCCGGCCTTCTTCCAGGCGATATTCAACACGCTCGCCATCGTTCTCGGCGTGCTCTTCATCACCGTGGTCGGCGGCATCGGGCTGGCGCTTCTTCTCGACCAGCCGATGTTCGGGCAGGGGATCGTGCGCATCCTGGTGATCGCGCCCTTCCTCATCATGCCGACTGTGGCGGCGCTGGTGTGGAAGAACATGTTCATGAATCCCGTGAACGGGCTTTTCGCCTGGCTTGCCAAGCTTCTCGGATTGCAGCCCTTCGATTTTCTTGCCAATGCGCCGCTTCTCTCGATCATTCTGATCGTCGCCTGGCAATGGCTGCCTTTCGCCACGCTCATCCTGCTGACGGCGCTGCAGTCGCTCGACGAGGAGCAGAAGGAAGCCGCACAGATGGACGGCGCAGGCGCGGTAAGCCGCTTCATCTATCTCGTCCTGCCGCATCTCTCACGGGCGATCACGGTGGTCATCCTGATCCAGACGATCTTCCTGCTGTCGGTCTTCGCCGAGATCCTCGTCACCACCAATGGCGGTCCGGGTACGCAGAGCACGAATCTCACATTCCTCGTCTACGCCCAAGCCCTTCTGCAGTTCGATGTGGGCGGCGCCTCGGCGGGCGGAATCATCGCGGTCATCCTCGCCAACATCGTCGCATTCTTCCTGATGCGCATGATCGGCAAGACGCTGGAGGCTTGA
- a CDS encoding HAD family hydrolase, with protein MTMVGHASRLVIFDCDGVLVDSEPISLGVLVDALAAAGVSMTAEEASERFLGRSLKTMSTILHEEHGLATDEVFLEGMRTRLYARFREELRPIARIREAVEGLGTAHCVASSSQPERIRLSLTVTGLIDLFEPNIFSASMVARGKPAPDLFLHASAEMGYHPSDCIVIEDSPAGIEAAKSAGMRVFAFAGGSHARNDRHRRTLASLEPDVLFDDMGELIQFVRQ; from the coding sequence ATGACGATGGTGGGGCACGCCTCCAGGCTGGTGATTTTCGATTGTGACGGCGTATTGGTGGACAGCGAACCGATTTCGCTCGGGGTCCTCGTCGACGCGCTCGCGGCTGCCGGCGTTTCGATGACGGCGGAGGAGGCGAGCGAGCGCTTCCTCGGCCGCAGCTTGAAGACCATGTCGACGATCCTGCACGAAGAACACGGACTTGCGACCGACGAGGTATTTCTCGAAGGCATGCGGACCCGGCTCTATGCACGGTTTCGCGAGGAACTGAGGCCGATCGCCCGCATACGCGAGGCGGTGGAAGGCCTGGGCACCGCCCATTGCGTGGCTTCGTCGAGCCAGCCGGAGCGCATCCGCCTCTCGCTGACCGTGACGGGGCTCATCGATCTCTTCGAGCCGAACATCTTCAGCGCCAGCATGGTGGCGCGCGGCAAGCCGGCGCCCGACCTTTTCCTGCATGCAAGCGCGGAGATGGGCTATCACCCGTCCGATTGCATCGTCATCGAGGACAGCCCGGCCGGCATCGAGGCGGCAAAGTCCGCCGGCATGCGCGTCTTCGCCTTCGCGGGGGGCAGCCACGCACGAAACGACCGCCACCGGCGGACGCTCGCCAGCCTCGAACCCGACGTGCTGTTTGACGACATGGGCGAATTGATACAGTTTGTCCGGCAATAG
- a CDS encoding carbohydrate ABC transporter permease → MARNVSTGRKLITTVVAWTIGILIFFPILWTFLTSFKTEAQAIASPPVFLFFDWTTENYSEVQSRSDYLKHFMNSVVVSFGSTLLGLLIAIPSAWAMAFSPTKRTKDVLMWMLSTKMMPPVGVLVPMYLIFRNWGLLDTRTGLVIVLTLINLPIIIWMLYTYFKEIPGEILEAARMDGASLTKEIIYVLTPMAIPGIASTLLLNIILAWNEAFWTLNLSAAKAAPLTAFIASYSSPEGLFYAKLSAASTMAIAPILILGWFSQKQLVRGLTFGAVK, encoded by the coding sequence ATGGCACGCAACGTCTCTACCGGGCGCAAGCTCATCACGACCGTGGTGGCCTGGACGATCGGAATCCTGATCTTCTTTCCGATCCTCTGGACCTTCCTGACGAGCTTCAAGACGGAAGCCCAGGCGATCGCCTCTCCGCCGGTCTTCCTCTTCTTCGACTGGACCACCGAGAACTATTCCGAGGTGCAGAGCCGGTCGGATTACCTGAAGCACTTCATGAATTCGGTGGTCGTTTCCTTCGGCTCGACCCTGCTCGGCCTGTTGATCGCGATCCCGTCGGCCTGGGCGATGGCGTTCTCGCCGACGAAGCGCACCAAGGATGTGCTGATGTGGATGCTCTCCACCAAGATGATGCCGCCGGTCGGCGTGCTGGTGCCGATGTATCTGATATTCCGCAACTGGGGACTGCTCGACACGCGCACAGGGCTCGTGATCGTACTGACGCTGATCAACCTGCCGATCATCATCTGGATGCTCTACACCTATTTCAAGGAAATCCCCGGCGAGATCCTCGAAGCGGCGCGCATGGACGGCGCCTCGCTCACCAAGGAGATCATCTATGTGCTGACGCCGATGGCGATCCCCGGCATCGCCTCGACGCTGCTGCTCAACATCATCCTTGCCTGGAACGAAGCGTTCTGGACCTTGAATCTGAGCGCCGCGAAAGCCGCGCCGCTCACCGCGTTCATCGCCTCATATTCGAGCCCGGAGGGTCTCTTCTACGCCAAGCTGTCTGCGGCCTCCACGATGGCGATCGCACCCATCCTCATTCTCGGCTGGTTCTCGCAAAAACAGCTCGTGCGCGGCCTCACTTTCGGCGCAGTCAAATAA
- a CDS encoding heme ABC transporter ATP-binding protein, with the protein MIRASDISVRLAGRQVLHGISLDAAPGAMTAIVGPNGSGKTTTLKAISGELTPSAGKVTINGRDIASLKPWELALKRGVLPQSTVISFPFTVREIVRLGLMANGGEASAHGRIADQALEAVDLAGFSGRFYQELSGGEQQRVQLARVLCQISAPVAAGEPRYLLLDEPVSSLDIRHQLTIMRLARQFCADGGGVVAVMHDLNLTSMFADQIVMMKAGRIRARGAPKDVLTDETMEAVFGCRMRVSVAPAHDIPFVLPQSATM; encoded by the coding sequence ATGATCAGAGCATCCGATATTTCCGTCCGCCTCGCCGGAAGACAGGTGCTGCACGGCATCTCCCTCGATGCCGCCCCCGGTGCAATGACTGCAATCGTCGGCCCGAACGGATCGGGAAAGACCACGACCTTGAAAGCGATCTCGGGCGAGCTCACGCCTTCGGCCGGCAAGGTCACCATCAACGGTCGCGACATCGCAAGCCTGAAACCGTGGGAGCTTGCGCTCAAGCGCGGCGTGCTGCCGCAGTCGACCGTCATTTCCTTTCCGTTCACCGTTCGGGAGATCGTGCGCCTCGGCCTCATGGCCAACGGCGGCGAGGCTTCCGCCCACGGCCGGATTGCCGACCAGGCGCTCGAAGCCGTCGATCTTGCCGGATTTTCGGGGCGCTTCTACCAGGAGCTATCGGGCGGCGAACAGCAGCGGGTCCAGCTCGCGCGCGTCCTCTGCCAGATCTCGGCCCCGGTCGCGGCCGGTGAACCACGCTATCTCCTGCTCGATGAGCCGGTATCGAGCCTCGACATCCGCCACCAGCTCACGATCATGCGGCTTGCGCGCCAATTCTGCGCCGACGGCGGCGGTGTCGTCGCGGTCATGCACGATCTCAACCTTACATCGATGTTTGCCGATCAGATCGTGATGATGAAAGCCGGCCGCATCCGGGCGCGTGGAGCACCGAAAGACGTGCTGACCGACGAGACCATGGAAGCGGTCTTCGGCTGCCGAATGCGGGTGAGCGTCGCTCCGGCACACGATATCCCGTTCGTATTGCCGCAGTCCGCCACGATGTAA
- a CDS encoding sensor histidine kinase codes for MREKTEAMLPAVAQVLDAPERLGVLQAAVPDMSVPDEDFDGLARLAASLFDAPIALVSLVDREWQWFKACIGTTETRSHVRESFCVHTIAAGDGGPFLVLDASRHPAFRHRRAVGSPPFVRFYAGAPIVLDGQAIGTVAVLDVEPRSEVSAKRQSELQRIAGVAASLFKLKDEARRRALKEAALSREEQRLAMALDAANVGSWLWDIRAGTVSGNGAMMRMFGLPPERTVGAKAIFSAIHPEDRIPTFSKLRQAMAANEEYDGMFRIGTNGRWLLGRGRVHDRDSKGAPLSFLGMTIDVSDQQASVNRTRLLLKELNHRVKNTLAMLQSLARQTLRQTSDPAEFMTAFAGRLQAISEAHGLLSDYEWGTIHLSELISKQLLPYVSDYSQQVELHKDEILLGPDQAVGLGLVLHELATNAVKYGALSVPTGKIVLTARRVVEDGESVLHLTWTEVGGPPIREPRRRGFGSILIERSLDKIIGSSVKVEYLPAGVTALIRLPL; via the coding sequence ATGCGTGAAAAGACAGAGGCGATGCTTCCAGCGGTAGCGCAGGTGCTCGACGCGCCGGAGCGGCTCGGTGTCCTTCAGGCTGCCGTGCCGGACATGTCGGTCCCCGACGAGGATTTCGACGGGCTGGCGCGGCTTGCCGCGAGCCTTTTCGACGCGCCTATCGCTCTCGTCAGCCTGGTCGATCGCGAATGGCAATGGTTCAAGGCATGCATCGGAACGACGGAAACGCGGTCGCACGTTCGCGAGTCCTTCTGCGTTCATACGATTGCGGCAGGCGATGGCGGCCCCTTCCTCGTGCTTGATGCCTCCCGCCATCCGGCGTTCCGCCACCGCCGGGCGGTCGGCAGTCCGCCATTCGTGCGCTTTTATGCGGGCGCGCCGATTGTTCTGGACGGTCAGGCGATAGGAACCGTCGCGGTTCTCGATGTCGAGCCCCGGTCCGAGGTCTCGGCCAAACGGCAAAGCGAGCTGCAGCGCATCGCAGGTGTCGCCGCCTCGCTGTTCAAGCTGAAGGACGAGGCGCGCCGCCGTGCGCTCAAGGAGGCCGCGCTTTCCCGCGAGGAGCAGCGGCTCGCCATGGCGCTCGACGCGGCCAATGTCGGCAGCTGGCTCTGGGACATTCGCGCGGGTACGGTCTCCGGCAATGGCGCGATGATGCGCATGTTCGGCCTTCCGCCGGAGCGCACCGTCGGCGCCAAGGCGATCTTCTCCGCCATTCATCCCGAGGATCGCATCCCGACCTTCTCGAAGCTCCGTCAGGCGATGGCTGCCAACGAGGAATATGACGGCATGTTTCGCATCGGCACGAACGGGCGATGGCTTCTCGGCCGCGGCCGCGTGCACGACCGGGACAGCAAGGGCGCGCCCCTGAGCTTTCTCGGCATGACGATCGACGTCTCGGACCAGCAGGCGTCGGTAAACCGTACGCGGCTGTTGCTGAAGGAGCTCAACCACCGGGTCAAGAACACGCTTGCAATGCTCCAGTCGCTCGCCCGCCAGACGCTCCGGCAAACGAGTGACCCGGCCGAGTTCATGACCGCCTTTGCCGGCCGGCTTCAGGCGATTTCCGAGGCGCACGGGCTCCTTTCCGACTACGAATGGGGCACGATCCACCTTTCGGAACTAATTTCGAAACAGTTGCTGCCCTATGTCAGCGACTATTCCCAACAGGTCGAGCTGCACAAGGACGAGATCCTGCTGGGTCCCGACCAGGCCGTCGGGCTTGGACTGGTGCTGCACGAATTGGCGACGAACGCCGTAAAATACGGCGCGCTCTCGGTGCCGACGGGGAAGATCGTGCTGACCGCGCGCCGCGTGGTCGAGGACGGCGAGTCCGTGCTGCATCTGACCTGGACCGAAGTGGGCGGACCGCCCATTCGCGAGCCGCGTCGCCGCGGTTTCGGCTCGATCCTGATCGAGCGCAGCCTGGACAAGATCATCGGGAGCTCGGTGAAAGTCGAATATCTGCCTGCGGGGGTCACGGCGTTGATCCGGCTGCCGCTTTGA
- a CDS encoding mannitol dehydrogenase family protein — translation MATKFSLATLDAVKATAGVPNYGRHDLRAGIVHFGVGNFHRAHQAVYLDDLFNLGRDRDWAIIGAGVLPSDKVMRDKLEAQDFLTTVVEQDNNRTGAHVTGAMIAYLEPGDTPAIVAQLASPLIRIVSLTITEGGYFIDPASGVFDPAHPAIVEDARDPAAPKTVFGLILAGLAERRAKGIPPFTIMSCDNIPGNGEVTHAAVSGLARLSDPGFADWIDANVAFPNGMVDRITPATGAREIGIVASQYGIDDAWPVFCEEFKQWVLEDRFPQGRPALEEVGVQFVPDVAPYEHMKIRILNGGHAAIAYPAALLDIHFVHEAMEEPLIRAFLSKLEHDEIIPVIPPVPDTDLKDYYKLIETRFSNPKIGDTVARLAQDGSNRQPKFILPSTADRLRRGEDVVGLSLVSALWCRYFAGKSDSGKEIVFNDANADRLHAAAVAAKDDPMAFLALSDIFGDVAQSDLFRRRFAHALKVLWEKGTRATLQLYLDGNLGE, via the coding sequence ATGGCGACCAAATTCTCCCTTGCCACGCTCGACGCGGTCAAAGCCACGGCCGGCGTCCCGAACTACGGCCGGCATGACCTTCGGGCCGGCATCGTGCACTTCGGCGTCGGCAATTTCCACCGCGCGCATCAGGCGGTCTATCTCGATGACCTTTTCAACCTGGGACGCGATCGCGATTGGGCGATCATCGGCGCGGGTGTCCTGCCATCGGACAAGGTCATGCGCGACAAGCTCGAAGCGCAGGATTTCCTGACGACGGTGGTCGAGCAGGACAACAACCGCACGGGCGCGCATGTCACCGGCGCCATGATCGCCTACCTCGAGCCCGGCGACACGCCCGCGATCGTGGCGCAGCTCGCGAGCCCGCTCATCCGCATCGTCTCCCTGACGATCACCGAAGGCGGCTATTTCATCGATCCGGCATCCGGCGTCTTCGACCCGGCGCATCCGGCGATCGTCGAGGATGCGCGCGATCCGGCGGCTCCAAAAACCGTCTTCGGCCTCATCCTGGCAGGGCTCGCCGAACGCCGCGCCAAGGGTATTCCGCCGTTCACGATCATGTCCTGCGACAATATTCCTGGAAACGGGGAGGTCACCCACGCTGCCGTTTCCGGTCTGGCGCGCCTTTCCGATCCAGGCTTTGCGGACTGGATCGATGCCAATGTCGCCTTTCCGAACGGCATGGTCGATCGCATCACGCCGGCGACCGGTGCCCGCGAGATCGGCATCGTCGCCTCGCAATACGGAATCGACGATGCCTGGCCGGTCTTTTGCGAGGAATTCAAGCAATGGGTGCTGGAAGACCGCTTCCCGCAAGGCCGCCCGGCGCTGGAAGAGGTGGGCGTTCAGTTCGTGCCCGACGTGGCGCCGTACGAGCACATGAAGATCCGTATCCTCAACGGCGGCCATGCGGCGATCGCCTATCCGGCGGCACTGCTCGACATCCATTTCGTTCATGAGGCGATGGAGGAGCCGTTGATCCGCGCCTTCCTGTCAAAGCTGGAGCACGACGAGATCATCCCGGTGATACCGCCCGTTCCGGACACGGATCTGAAGGATTATTACAAGCTCATCGAGACGCGTTTCTCCAATCCGAAGATCGGCGACACGGTCGCGCGGCTGGCGCAGGACGGCTCCAACCGACAGCCGAAATTCATCCTGCCGTCGACGGCCGACCGCCTGCGCCGCGGCGAAGACGTCGTCGGGTTGTCGCTCGTTTCGGCGCTGTGGTGCCGCTATTTCGCCGGCAAGTCGGACAGCGGCAAGGAGATCGTTTTCAACGACGCCAACGCCGACCGGCTGCATGCCGCCGCGGTTGCAGCGAAGGACGATCCAATGGCGTTCCTTGCGCTTTCCGACATCTTCGGCGATGTCGCGCAATCCGATCTCTTCCGCCGCCGTTTCGCTCACGCGTTGAAAGTGCTTTGGGAAAAGGGTACGCGTGCCACGCTCCAGCTTTATCTGGACGGAAACCTCGGGGAATGA
- a CDS encoding L-iditol 2-dehydrogenase produces MKRLEGKSALITGSARGIGRAFAEAYVREGATVAIADIDIERARQAAAEIGPAAYAVQMDVTRQDSIDAAIAATVEHAGGLDILVNNAALFDLAPIVEITRESYEKLFAINVAGTLFTLQAAARQMIAQGRGGKIINMASQAGRRGEALVAIYCATKAAVISLTQSAGLDLIKHRINVNAIAPGVVDGEHWDGVDALFARYENRPRGEKKRLVGEAVPFGRMGTAEDLTGMAIFLASAESDYIVSQTYNVDGGNWMS; encoded by the coding sequence ATGAAACGTCTTGAAGGAAAGAGCGCGCTGATCACCGGATCGGCGCGGGGTATCGGCCGCGCTTTTGCCGAAGCCTACGTCCGCGAGGGCGCCACGGTCGCCATCGCCGACATCGATATCGAGCGGGCGAGACAGGCGGCGGCGGAGATCGGGCCTGCGGCCTATGCGGTCCAAATGGATGTGACCCGGCAGGACTCCATCGACGCCGCGATCGCCGCGACTGTCGAACATGCCGGCGGGCTAGACATCCTCGTCAACAATGCCGCGCTCTTCGACCTCGCGCCGATCGTCGAGATCACCCGCGAGAGCTACGAAAAACTGTTCGCGATCAATGTCGCCGGCACGCTCTTCACGTTGCAGGCGGCCGCCAGGCAGATGATCGCGCAGGGCAGGGGCGGCAAGATCATCAACATGGCGAGCCAGGCGGGCAGGCGCGGGGAAGCTCTGGTGGCGATCTATTGCGCCACGAAGGCTGCAGTCATCAGCCTCACCCAGTCGGCCGGTCTCGATCTCATCAAGCACCGCATCAACGTCAACGCCATCGCTCCCGGCGTCGTCGACGGTGAGCACTGGGACGGCGTCGACGCGCTTTTCGCCAGATACGAGAACCGTCCGCGCGGCGAGAAGAAGCGTTTGGTGGGCGAGGCCGTTCCCTTCGGGCGCATGGGTACCGCAGAGGACCTGACCGGCATGGCGATCTTCCTCGCCTCGGCGGAAAGCGACTACATCGTCTCGCAGACCTATAACGTCGATGGCGGCAACTGGATGAGCTGA
- the rsiB1 gene encoding PhyR-type response regulator RsiB1 has product MTLSTRIAPFLPYLRRYSRALTGSQTSGDAYVAAVLEALIADTSIFPEASSDRVALFRLFTSMFGSSSVLVPEPVSPFAWEQRASVNLAAVSPLARQAFLLVSVEAFTPQEAAEVLDVDAAKLAALLDRASQEISRQVATEIMIIEDEPLIAIDIEQMVESLGHSVTGIARTKDEAIALYETTKPNMVLADIQLADGSSGIDAVNEILKTAAVPVIFITAFPERLLTGERPEPTFLVTKPFNPEMVKALISQALFFNETTKAAA; this is encoded by the coding sequence ATGACATTGTCCACCCGTATTGCTCCATTTCTTCCTTATCTGCGCCGCTATTCACGTGCCCTGACCGGGTCGCAGACCTCTGGAGATGCCTATGTCGCGGCCGTGCTCGAGGCACTTATCGCGGACACGTCGATCTTTCCGGAAGCAAGCAGCGACAGGGTAGCGTTGTTCCGTCTCTTCACATCCATGTTCGGCTCGTCTTCCGTCCTCGTGCCGGAGCCGGTATCGCCCTTTGCCTGGGAACAGCGCGCATCCGTCAACCTCGCGGCGGTCTCGCCGCTCGCACGCCAGGCGTTCCTGCTCGTATCGGTCGAAGCGTTCACGCCACAGGAAGCCGCCGAAGTACTCGATGTAGACGCCGCCAAGCTGGCCGCACTTCTCGACCGCGCATCCCAGGAAATTTCCCGTCAGGTTGCAACCGAGATCATGATCATCGAGGACGAGCCGCTGATCGCGATCGACATCGAGCAAATGGTCGAAAGCCTCGGCCACAGCGTGACCGGGATCGCACGCACCAAGGACGAAGCGATCGCCCTCTACGAGACGACGAAGCCGAACATGGTGCTCGCAGACATTCAGCTCGCGGACGGCAGCTCGGGAATCGATGCCGTCAACGAAATCCTGAAGACGGCCGCCGTTCCGGTGATTTTCATCACCGCCTTCCCGGAGCGTCTCCTGACAGGTGAACGTCCCGAGCCCACGTTCCTCGTCACCAAGCCTTTCAATCCGGAAATGGTGAAGGCCCTGATCAGCCAGGCGCTGTTCTTCAACGAGACGACAAAGGCAGCCGCCTGA